In Leisingera sp. S132, the genomic stretch GCGCATGGTCCGGCTCAAGCGGGAAGGCTTCGGCCGCCGGCGGGCGCGGGCGGATGGTGCTGGGCCCGGCCAGCGCCAGATTGCCGGCATAAGTGATCCGGGTATCGCCATAGAGGTTGTAGAATTCCCCGAACTGGCTGACCGGATTGTAAAAGACATTGTTCAGCACCTCGACAGGACCGGTGCCGGTGGCATTCACATCCGGATTGCGGTCGCGGTTGTGGGCAAACAGATTGCGCCACAGCGTGACCCTGCCGCAGGCCACCCGGCGGCCCTCACCAGAGCAGATCAGTGCCCCTTTGGAATGGCGCCCCTTGGGATGGTTGGCCCGGTCCAGCCCCCAGGCCAGGATGCTGTTGGCCAGGGTGATGTCCGCGGCCAGGGCATTGGAGACATGGATATTGAACAGCTCGTCAGTGGCATACATCAGCGACAGATGATCCAGATAGACCCGCTGCGCGTTCTCCACCGTCACCGCATCAACGCTGGGGCTGGGGCGGGACGGGGCACCCGGGCGGATCTTCAGGAAACGGACCACCACATCATGGGCGTTCTTGATCACCACCGGAGTATTTGCGGCCTGGCCGAGGCGGATCTGGATGCCGCTGCCCGGGGCGGTCTGCCCGGCCAGATACAGGTCCGGCCCCAGCCGCAGCGGGCTGTCCAGAACAATGGTGCCGCCAACCGCAAAGATGCAGACCCGCGGGCTGCGGCCCTCGGCGCAGGCGCGCAGGCTGCCGGGGCCATGGTCCGCCAGGCTGGTCACCTTGCGGATCTCGCCGCCGCGCCAGCCCGTGGCAAAGGCGCCGTAGCCGGCGGCGCCGGGAAAGGCCGG encodes the following:
- a CDS encoding polysaccharide lyase family 1 protein: MRGAAGLLCLSLAAAPAAADPRPAFPGAAGYGAFATGWRGGEIRKVTSLADHGPGSLRACAEGRSPRVCIFAVGGTIVLDSPLRLGPDLYLAGQTAPGSGIQIRLGQAANTPVVIKNAHDVVVRFLKIRPGAPSRPSPSVDAVTVENAQRVYLDHLSLMYATDELFNIHVSNALAADITLANSILAWGLDRANHPKGRHSKGALICSGEGRRVACGRVTLWRNLFAHNRDRNPDVNATGTGPVEVLNNVFYNPVSQFGEFYNLYGDTRITYAGNLALAGPSTIRPRPPAAEAFPLEPDHALDIHAWGNLALDRGRRCNRAQPLQLWGAEARKRLRPGPSLAPPAPLPVPLIPAADVLQAVLAAAGDRTPSRPRDALDAQAAAEAAGCRGRVADRAEEAGGWPQLPQAQGPADSDGDGLPDQWEAARPGLDPAVPSDPWAADPQSGLPYIEAWLAELAGDRETAQ